Below is a genomic region from Enterobacter hormaechei subsp. xiangfangensis.
ACGCGCTGGTTGCGCGATATGGCTGGAATGAACTGGGCAACCGAATCAAAATCAACTGTTTTCGCAAGGACCCGAGTGTTAAATCGAGTCTGAAGTTCCTGCGCCGCACCCCATGGGCGCGGGCGGAAGTTGAAGCCCTCTACCTCGACTCCCTTCACGATGACGGTAACGGGGAACAGGACGAACCGGCGTTTAATCCCTGGACGGATAGCCGGACACCCAGGAGCTAACACGCAAATGATGCGACACGTAAAACGGACTGGCGCGCTGCTTGGCTGCGCGCTTTTACTGGTAAGTTGCACTTCCAAACCACCTAAATCACTCGTAACCCCGCTGCCGCAGGCGAAACCTGTACAGCAGACTAACGAACCCATGCGCGGGATCTGGCTGGCGACCGTCTCCCGTCTCGACTGGCCTCCCGTTTCATCGGTGAATGGCCGTAGCGCGGACCAGCGCATCGCCCAGCAACAGCGGGCGTTGACGGACAAGCTCGATAAGCTGAAAAATCTTGGGATCAATACCGTCTTCTTTCAGGTAAAACCGGACAGTACGGCGCTGTGGGCTTCTAAAATACTGCCCTGGTCAGATACCCTGACGGGGACTATCGGGGAAGATCCCGGTTACGATCCGCTTCAGTTTATGCTGGATGAAGCGCACAAGCGTGGGATGAAGGTTCATGCCTGGTTTAACCCATACCGCGTTTCCACCAACACGAAGCCGTCGACCATCGCCGCGCTTAACCGCACCTCGTCGCTTCATCCTTCGAGCGTGTACGTCCTGCATCCGGAGTGGATCCGCACCTCGGGGGATCGTTTTGTTCTCGACCCGGGCATTCCCGAGGTGCGGGACTGGATAACCCAGGTGGTGATGGAAGTGGTAAATCATTACCCTGTCGACGGCGTTCAGTTCGATGACTATTTTTACACCGAGACGCCGGGCTCCCCCCTGAATGATGCCTGGACCTTCAGGCGCTATGGCGAAGGATTTTCGTCAAAAGCGGACTGGCGTCGACACAATACGCAGCAGTTGATTGTGCAGGTCTCCAGGGCGATCAAGCAGGCTAAACCTGAGGTCGAATTTGGCGTCAGCCCGGCGGGGGTCTGGCGCAATCGCTCCTTCGACCCGGCAGGCTCGGACACGCGCGGCGCCGCAGCCTATGATGAATCCTACGCTGACACGCGCAAATGGGTACAGCAGGGTTTACTGGATTACATTGCGCCGCAGATCTACTGGCCCTTCGCCCGCGACGCGGCACGTTACGATGTGCTGACAAAATGGTGGGCTGACGTGGTGAAACCAACCCATACCCGTCTGTATATCGGGATCGCGTTCTATAAAGTGGGCACGCCTTCCAGAAACGAACCGGACTGGACGGTGAACGGCGGCGTACCGGAGCTGAAAAAACAGCTCGACCTCAATGATTCACTGCCAGACGTTAAGGGCACCATCCTGTTCCGTGAAGACTATCTTAACCAGCCGCAGACGCAGGAAGCAGTAAATTACCTCCGGGGACGCTGGGGTAGTTGACTGAAAAAAGGCAGAAACGTCCTGTTTCTGCCTTTCTTTTTACGGCTTCGGTCCGAACATTGCCTCAAGCTGTTTTGCGTCTGGCATACCCACGACCTGTTGCAGTTCGTTTTGCTTATTCAGGTAATAAATAGCCGGTGTGGCATTCGCGCCAAGACTGTCCATGAGCGTCTGGTGATTTTGCAGGATCTCAACGGTTTCCCGGGACGCCGCTCCTTCAGGTTTCGGCAGCTTTTTACCGCCGGACAGCTCGTACGCTTTCCAGGCCGACACCGGATCTTTCGCATTCAGGATCGCGGAGGCGTTACGCCCGCTGTTCGGGTTAAGAAACGCAACCAGCAGCGTGTTGAGCTGGACCTTGCCAGCCTTCACCCACGGCTGCGCTTCAGCCCAGAACTGCTTGCAGTACGGGCAGAACGGGTCGGCAAAGACGAAGACTTTGCGCGGGGCACTCTCCGCGCCCTCCTTCAGGGGATGCGCCGCATTGAGCTTTTTCCACATCTCGCGGCCCATCGGGGCGTAGATCTCTTTCTGGAAAAAGGCCTCGCTGAGGTTGGTTCCCTTCTCATCATACAGATAGCCAGACACGACGTGCTTTCCGTCAGGGGTCAGAAAGAGCGTCACGCCCATGTCCTGATATTGCCCCAGCCACGCTGGCGCGCCGCCGGGGGCGTCAATTTTCTTAATGATCTTGATGTCCTGCTGTTCACTGAAGTGCTTCACCACAGCCGGAAGCGACTCCTCTGCGCTGACCAGCCCCGAAACCATCAGAGCAGAGAGTAACAGCACCTTTTTCTTTGCTAACCGTTGAAGCATAACGACCCCTCTAAAATATTGTTTTTCAGAGTGGTCGAAGTTTATTGCCCTGTCAACGCTTCATAAATATCCTTGAGGCGACTACGCAAAAATCGCACGGCTTTGTGTTTGCGGGATAATAACGCCTGCACACTGTCGCCTGTTTCCTCTGCCAGCACCTTCATGCTGTAGCCCTCAAATTCCGTTTTTTCAAACACCTCGCGCTGAGGTGGCGGCAGTTCCGACAGGGCTTGCCCCAACTCTTCCCATAGCAGCATGTTGAGATACTCCTCCTCCGGCGTTTGCGGTACGCCGAATAACGTTTCTGCAATCTCCTGCTCCGGAAAGTCCTCGTCATCTGCTGTCAGGTACGCCGGCAGTGAAACCTCGTGCTTTTTTCGCGCCCGGTCGATCATCTCATTTCGTGCGGCGCGAAACAGCCAGGCGGCGACGTTCTCGACCGGTTGTTCCACTTTCATCAACTGCCAGGTCACTTCCTGAAGAATATCATCGACATCATCACGAACCGCAGTCCTTCCGCGAATGAAGGCTTTTAGCCGCGTGCGGCAGGCATTGAGTGCCGAGAT
It encodes:
- a CDS encoding glycoside hydrolase family 10 protein, whose protein sequence is MMRHVKRTGALLGCALLLVSCTSKPPKSLVTPLPQAKPVQQTNEPMRGIWLATVSRLDWPPVSSVNGRSADQRIAQQQRALTDKLDKLKNLGINTVFFQVKPDSTALWASKILPWSDTLTGTIGEDPGYDPLQFMLDEAHKRGMKVHAWFNPYRVSTNTKPSTIAALNRTSSLHPSSVYVLHPEWIRTSGDRFVLDPGIPEVRDWITQVVMEVVNHYPVDGVQFDDYFYTETPGSPLNDAWTFRRYGEGFSSKADWRRHNTQQLIVQVSRAIKQAKPEVEFGVSPAGVWRNRSFDPAGSDTRGAAAYDESYADTRKWVQQGLLDYIAPQIYWPFARDAARYDVLTKWWADVVKPTHTRLYIGIAFYKVGTPSRNEPDWTVNGGVPELKKQLDLNDSLPDVKGTILFREDYLNQPQTQEAVNYLRGRWGS
- a CDS encoding VF530 family DNA-binding protein, with the translated sequence MTAHVSNDPLHGVTLEMQVNALVARYGWNELGNRIKINCFRKDPSVKSSLKFLRRTPWARAEVEALYLDSLHDDGNGEQDEPAFNPWTDSRTPRS
- the dsbG gene encoding thiol:disulfide interchange protein DsbG gives rise to the protein MLQRLAKKKVLLLSALMVSGLVSAEESLPAVVKHFSEQQDIKIIKKIDAPGGAPAWLGQYQDMGVTLFLTPDGKHVVSGYLYDEKGTNLSEAFFQKEIYAPMGREMWKKLNAAHPLKEGAESAPRKVFVFADPFCPYCKQFWAEAQPWVKAGKVQLNTLLVAFLNPNSGRNASAILNAKDPVSAWKAYELSGGKKLPKPEGAASRETVEILQNHQTLMDSLGANATPAIYYLNKQNELQQVVGMPDAKQLEAMFGPKP
- a CDS encoding RNA polymerase sigma factor is translated as MKAGEAGESLLISALNACRTRLKAFIRGRTAVRDDVDDILQEVTWQLMKVEQPVENVAAWLFRAARNEMIDRARKKHEVSLPAYLTADDEDFPEQEIAETLFGVPQTPEEEYLNMLLWEELGQALSELPPPQREVFEKTEFEGYSMKVLAEETGDSVQALLSRKHKAVRFLRSRLKDIYEALTGQ